One Cryptosporidium parvum Iowa II chromosome 1, whole genome shotgun sequence genomic window, GATATTAACAATGTATCTTCAAGTATTTGGAATACTGTTGCCGGTATAAAAAAAGGAAGTGAGTTTTCAAGGCTTGAAATTCAACAAGCTTTAGACTTCATGAACTCCCAGTTTCATGAACGCTTAAGTTATGAAAAACTGAAgcaattaatagaaattggAAACGAGCTTACTATATATGAAATGACAATCTTGCAAGAACTTACGTCCTGTCAAGATAGCTGTGAAAAATGGCTCAAAAAGggaaaagaatatttaaaatgcTCTAAGATATCTGGAATTAACATTGCAATGGTAATAAGCCTGTTATTAGAGCGTAGCTGCATTCTTGTTTCAAAAGAAACAGAAGATTCTCTTTTTGCTGAATTGCATTTCATCATTTGGAAAATGGACATTAATGAGATCCAAGCTCCTATTAATGACTACGAATTAAGTTCGCTTattgaaagatttaatGAAGTGAAGTTATATTTTGACTTTGATCATTCTAACTTGGCAAAAACACAAAATGAAAATCAAACCCAACCTAATAAATTGATCGCTCTATCCTTACctaatataaaaaaagaaaatgaagaatcaGACCctcaaaataatgaagagTTATTAGCTCATCACTCAAGCGTATGCGAAAATAATACTACACAATCTGAAGCAAGCTATGATCCAAAAAGTCCTGAAATTAGCATTGAAGAAATAGATattcaacaaataaatatttcacaCTGGAACCAGATTAAAGAACTAGAAGCTGCCGCATTTATTACAAAACTACAAAATATCTTAATTTATTGGACCAACTTAATTCATGAGTATGAGActgaaaagaaagaagttGAAGTTTGGCGTAGTATTTTGGAAGACCTCAAGCATCTTccaatttcatttaataaacttgaattaaaaatcaacaaaataataagtGATTATGATCGAATTATTTCGATTCTAAAATGCGGAGATGAAGAGTCTAATCATTTGCCAGATTTAAAACACCCGTTTTCACTTTTATATTCTTATAAGAGACTTAATGAACTAAATATTGAGGTTTCCAACCTACCAGTGAAAATTTCTGAATGGGACAAATGGCAAAAACACTTGGATGAACTAAACCAATGTGATGATTATACCCTCTCAATGTTCTCTTATTTGAAAGAGACAGAAATTATAGTTTCAAATTGTGAAAGCACAAGTATTGAACAAATTGAGAGGAAAAAGGTGATGGATtacttaaataatataaacGAAAGACTTGTTTCAAATTCTGTTTGGGGTATTACTGActtcaaaagaattttaataGATTTGAAGTTTACAGGTAAACTGATTCAGGACTTATCTATTTGTGAGTGTTGGATAAAAAGTGTAAAGGGAGATTCCTCAAATGATCCAATGGGAATCGAACATTGGAATAGCTTGCTTCAAAGAGGAAGAACAATTAGAATAATTGACCAcgaaattttcaataaattcgAAGCTCAAGTTAAGCAGTCAATAGAATGGAATGAAATATACTTCACAGCTCTGCATTCGGATGCATTTTGCAAAGTTATAAAGTATAAAAGGAATAGTAAACCATCTAATAAGATAATTTACGAAATTGCAGAACTTTTGGTTAGAGTAGATTATGGAATAGGCGAAAGACTCGTTACTTTTAGAGAGCTAAGACAGAGCGTAAATTCTTTTGTAGAACTACGTAACCAgggaattaaatatttgaatatatgtATTAATGAAAGAAGAGATAAAGTTTTTTCTAggttattaaataaatatttgaatcaatCCCAAGTTTCTACTCAACAAAACTCAGAAGTTATAGaccaaataaattcaattaagCAATTTACATCTGATTTAAAGAACCTCCTGGAAAGCTGTAATCAACACACAATTTCTATGGATTTAATAAGTTATATACAAGATGAGATTCTATTGCGTGAAATCAATCAGAAAATGTTCAACGCACTaattaatcaagaaaatcCTTATTTCACAACAAATTTATATGGTTATTCTGCTGCTTCAAATGATTCAAAGATCCCCACATTCGATGAAGCAAATGATATTGTTAactttattagaattaatgatttaaatattatgcCAGAAAACTATTCAAACATAAATGAGACCAATGGCTCTCAAACTCAGCTTTCATTTGAAATTCATGAAAAAAGTCAGCTCACAATCAAAGAGCTTAAAGAAATAGTTTTGAATTCTGAATCTGTTTTAATGAAGGGCCTTGATTCAACTGGAATGttaattgaaaagaaatacATTGATGTTGATCTGTTCAAAAAATTTAGGAAAGCTGTATATATTTCTAGTGAATGGTTGAAAGTTTTCAAgattaatcattttaacATAATTGATAACATAAAAGCTGAAAGTTTTTATAATAGAGAAGTTCCAAAAAACTTGTTATCACTTAACGttaaatcttcaatagATTATTTGTTAAAAGAATATCTTAAGAGCCAAGTAAGTGAGCTCGTGATTAATTCAGTACCAGAAAAAGAATGTGCTATCAATCAAGTCAAATTTGAGTTAAATTGGAATCAAATCCTTGAAAGATTTAATGAGTTGGAGATGAATGATTTAATCCAATTTAAAGggaaaaataatgatattattaagagATTGTTACATACTTTTGAAGTGGCTGATGAACGCTTAGATGATTATTCAACAAAGCTTGATGAGAATATTCTATGCAAAAATGAACAATCTTCCGAGGAAGTATTTTTTGATGactattcaaaatatagTGCccctttatttttaaaccTTTTGCATTATTTAAGGAATAATAAGAGTGCTTTATCGAATTTTGCCGATGAAAAATCTTACTATGAAAGCCTACTCAACTCTATTAAATCACATATAAATCTTAAATATTGTATCCACTTATCCGATGAAGAAagattaaatattcaacaATTCGAAGAAAGTTTAGGTGTCAGCAGTAATTATAGATTAAGCGATACAGAATTACAGAAAAATGAAACCATACAGGATCCAAATATATCAActcaaaatataaaatacaAAAGAAATAAGAGATCTAAATCGCTAATTAATGGAGAAAGGGttaatgaagaaaacaTTGATAGtattatcaatatattaAGGAATATTGAAATGCCAAGTATCGAATTATCTCTTTTCCTAATcaattttggaaaaaagtttgttaaatttgaattaaaagaattctCAAATTTATGTAAAATGGTTGAATTTTCTTTGCTTTGGATGGCCTTAGTTATTACTAAATTCCCAAATTTTATAAAAGCGAGCCTGGGAGATGATATCAGTGAAATAAGTGGCATTGAAgcaataaaaaaacaaaatagtCAATTAGTTTTTGAAGATTGGGAGAAAAATGTTTGTTTTGATTTTTTCAGTACAAACAATATTTGTCTCGGTACTATTAATACTGGCGAAATAGCAAACTCTCAATGTAAGCGTCTTCAAAATACTTTGGAACTCAAAGAATTCGTCTCTTTAATTGAGACATGCGATCAATTACCAATTCAAATACCAATTAAATCGAGGCTTGTAAATATTCTTGTGGATGCATTAAAATGGACAATCTCCGCTAGAGAAgcaatattactattaccTAGAAATACAATATTATGTCCATGGGTACATATTGAAGGAATAGTGGAAGAAATTACTCTACGCTCAAAGAATAgtcaaataatgaaaactATTGGCCTTGataagaatatttataatatcaaagatgaagaaattatgAATATCATATCAAACTTCAACGCTAATGAATATGAAACTTGTtctaattttgaaaagaatgGTGAAGTAGACATTCAAGTTAAAAAACTTCCAAGGCCTAGAGGAAGACCTAAAAGAGAACAGGTTTGTGTGACAAAAAACGAATCACAATTTGaagatatatttaataatatatgcATGGATTACAAAGAAATAGATCGCTTGCCTAATTGCGTTTTTCCAAAGTCATTTTATTTGTGGTTGTTAAATGAAAAcaacaataaatattttagtGTTCAAGATTTGATGTCTATTACATCCAAGgatgaagataataaaaattccaaattaaataattcccAAAACTGTAATTCAAACATTGGATGGGAGAACGGTTACTTTTATTGGAATAAAAGCGGTAGTTCAGCTTCAAAAGAATCCATTGTTGAAGATGACTGTGGAAGTGATTGTAAATTGCAATATATTGGATTGATTGATCCCCAAAATTATCCAAAGAAGGAGGTTTATAAAAGCAAATTATTGTTAGATTTTATCCTTTGCATTGAAGTATACAATAACATTCAAAACAATCCTGCAGAGTTGTGTTCTATTTGTTCCAATTTCAGAAAACGAAAAcatactaataatatttcaccTCTAAACTGTAACTCTAGCTGGATTGTTTGCGAAGAATGCAGCCGTTGGTACCACCAGGATTGCGTTGGGTATTCCTCCAAgtcaaataattttccaGAGAAGCTATCAAATGGTTCTAATTCAGCAAATGAATTGTCATCTTGGACTTGCCCATCGTGTAGTTTGAGGTCTTCAACTTCAATTGGTCGTtctaattcaattattaacttaTTAAAAAACAGCAATAATCTTGAACTTTTTCATAGTAATAATGCTTACATACTTTCGGATATACACTGTAAATCTATTGATCGAGcagaaaagaataaaacttatgataaatcattaaaaagAGAAGTCCCAACTTTAGAAAACCTTAAGCAAATCATGAAGAGCAGTTTCTCTGATaaaatttctttcattAGGCTTCATGAAAGAAACGTAATTGCAAATACATTTTATCTATTTAATGTTTGGGTGAATGACTTTTAtagaatattaaaatggGACCCATTTGAGTTTTctgaatttaattcttcagTTTTCTTTGATCCAGCTGAGATTCAAGAACGCATAATGAATAAACAAATACTGAAAGAAAAGAGTGATCTTCTGGATAAAGCTGAAGAAGAcgaaaatttattaaaggaAAAACATATAGAGCATGAACAAGCTGTTGCTATGTCTGATATTACGCAAACTAGCCGTAAAGGTAGACTActtaaaaacaaattatcAGCAAAGGAGATGCTAAATCCTAAATTGAATTCCATTAAACCAAAGAAGGGAAGAAAGAGACGCTTGCTATTCCCAAGTACAGTTActaaaaaacaaattagaAGAAGTTTTCCCTGTATGATTGATAACTCAGCTGGCACTCTACAAATAAACTTTGAAACGGTCTTCAAGGATATCTCTCCCGGCtgtaaatataatatcGATCTAGATTATATAggcaaaaataaaataattgaagcTGGCTTATCAAAGCCTTtagaaattgatgaaattatgAATTTGTATATTATTGGGTCTCTAATTGGTTTGGACGGAGCTGTTGAATTTGAGTGGTTATACtgtatattaaaatatttggtaTTCTTCAATTCTAAATTCGGATTTTATAACGAAAACCTTGCGTTACTAAACAGTTTTCAGCTCTCTGAAGAATTATCATTTATCAATACTCtcaaaaatcaaaaaagaCTTTCTTGGGAggaattcaaatatatcttAGTTCATTTTTCACCAAACTTTCCAATAAAGCTTAATTCTTgcaaaattttttatttgaatttacCAAAGTTGAGATCGATAAAACTAAAATGTAAATCAATTTTagattatattaaaaattctaGCCAGGAAAACCTTACAAAACCTCAAAGTATTGATCAAAATAATCGAAATTTGTTTACAGATCACGAGCAACACAAACTAAATGGGAAAAACTTTAAAACTGAGTTAGAGTCATTGTTAATTGGCATCGTCAAATCTGGAATAATCATTCCTGAAGAAAAGATTGTTTCCCATTTATTGTTCACATACTGTTTGGAATCTATTTTACTGCTATATGGAAAACAAATTTCAAGTGTATATTGTAACCAACTTAATCCAAAACCTTTGCATTCAACATtagttaatattaatcaacACATTTTATTTTGGAAAGAGTCAGATGCTAATCTTTCAAAGATATATGGAACCAGATTCATTCCTCCAGAATATAATGGTTTTGttttagaaaatgaaggCTCATGTTTCCAAAATCAGGAAAACAAACCCTTGTTGCGCATTCAACgctttattaaatattgtgAAACAATTCAAGAATCAATAAATCAATGCAATGAATGGAATGAAAGatacaaatttttaatGGAAACACCAAATGAATTTGAGATTTATGTTAAGTTTCTTAAGCAGGGGCTAAATCTACCTTGTATTTACCCTACTGTATATTCTTTTGGAAATATATTAGCTTCAATAGAGAGCTACGAAGACTTTGTAAATCAAGTTTTTGAAAGCCCAAGTAATGCTAGCTCGCTTACAAAAGCTTCAAATCCTCCAGGTAGCTTCAAACCATCATTTGCGCAAACAGTTGGTGCTATAGTTGGCTCCAGCCAACCCTCACTGAACccaaaatttgaaaatattcaaatattaaaaaatgtaaGGGAGTTCTTAAAAGGACTTCCTATTCAGAAGAgtgatttaattttaaaaatagaCCAAATGGAAGAAAATACCCAACGTTTTATTGAAGGTatcaaacaaaaaatgCCGCAATTAAAGCAACTTAGTTCAACTGAAGCGTTAATTTCCCAATTACAActaattaaagaagaagcGATTCACAAAGTTCCAATAATTGTCAATAATGTGCCTGAACTTAGGGAGTTATTGAGTAATATCCCTGATTTTGGCTCCCCTCATCACAACTTGTTATTAAGAACTCAATTTCTTATGTCATTACAATGCCCAATTGCCAAGTTAAGGAAGCCACTCAATCCATTCCCAAATATCCCGGAAGCTTCTTCTAGCCTATCTAGTGTCGTTGGACAAAGCCAAAATAACGAACTTCATCAGTCAGAAACTAAAGGAGAACTTATGGACTCTCAAGGAAATAATTCTAACAAGTCAATCTTACATGCGCCTGGCGGCGCAAATAGTAAAATTAACACATCTTGCCAACTACCAAACAGTATGTCATTTATCTGGCAAAACTTAGTCCAACAGGGGAGTAATCCTATGAGTCATTactattataaataaaattaactGATCtcatatataattattgattGTATTTTTTAGCTTAGTACTCTgctataatttttttttgtaattcGAGCTTATACATGCAAACTTTCCCCTTTGTGAAAAAATTATGGAAAACTTAATAATTATGTGGAGTTTAATGAAAAGTTGTTGTTATTCAATTGGAGGAAGCTCTTGCACAGATCCTGTCAATTTTAATGCAGATTGGTGTAGTTTGATACATACAAATGATGAGgaatcaaaaaattttcaatataagTTGAACTCCTCTAAAAGAGATGAATCTTCAGAAAACCAGAAAAAGATATCAATGAGCTCCACAGATATTAATGATCTCGTAaactattttattaaatgcGCATTAAATGGAGTATCTGTCGATATTTATGATCAAGCAAGTCAGTCTTTTGTTTCAGgcaaatattttatcaacagaaatttgaatattattacatttAAGTCACCTGTACATACAATAATCATTCCATTTAAAGCTGTAAGTTTATACTGAGGTAAACTGTCCAATTCTTACAAAATCTTAGATAAATACACTCCTAAACAGTTCTGAATTTAACTACTTGTATTCAAACAGCCATAACATGTCAAGCGACCACAACAAGCAAATTATTACGATTATTTTCGATTCTAATATGGAAAAAAGTGACACAATTCCAATTCTATTTAATGATCAAAGCTCCGCCAACAATTTCTTACTTGTGGTCGAGATTCTGAGGTAAGCTGTAACTCAAATAACCCTGGAAAGCTATCTAACAGAATGCAGATACAATGAAATGAGCGACGAGAACTACAGGGAAAACTCAGACGAGTCCATGGCTGAGAacaaaattccaaatttgCAGTGAATTGAACAAGAGATAATAAAAGGTTaagaaaaatgaaaataatgaaaaaaaagtacTGTTAGTTTAAAATACCTATTTAACAGCTTTCCTAGACTCGAGAAGATCCATAAAATCGATATTTATCTAACGTAATAAACTTATGTGAGAAACAGCTCCCATAGGATACGTAATTAATTATCACGTAGGATAATTTAACAGCTTATGCTGCTCTCTTTCTCTGTTGCTGAATAATATCAACAAGTTCATCTCGCTTCTTCTTGGCTCTTCTTTCAGTCCCCAAGCGTGCTCTAGCAAATCTCATTGCTCTCTTAGCTGTCGATGCAGACCCAAcctttaataattccatCATTCTCTTTTCATATGGTGCGAAACCTGCAACTTCGCGAATTACCTGTCTAACCAAGGCATTTCTTGCAGAAAGCTTTCCCTTGCGCGAACTTGGTCTGGGTCGTTGTGGTCTCTTAGTCACAATAAAGCCGGTATTCAAGCCAACTACGGTTCCTGTTGAAATAGATGAGGTCATTGTTACAATTCAAAGCTTGCCCAATTAAGACTTCGCTAACTCTGATTTAACGCtgcaatattattattttgaagtCAATAAGAACTAATAATAGTTAAATAGCAATCGTTTTAATAAAACATATAcgttttaaaaataaaactaaCATTTGTCTCAGCACATGGCGGTATTGAGTTGCCGCCTCTTCGGTAACTCATCTATTTTGTCAGCTGTGACAATTAATCAACTTGTCCTGAAATATTTCTGGGCAAGTGAAATGAATGTATCTATAAAGTTAAGTCAGTTATTATACATAAAGGTAATTgatatattgaatttgaaacGCTAATATTCCCCTTAAATCTTCTAAATACGTGCAATGCCAAAGTTTAAAAAGAGTAAAAACAAGCCTTCTAGGAACAGAAATCCTCTACATGTAGATATTGAGTCTGCAAGTTGCCCATACTCAAAAccaagaaaaattaaaccAATAGATTCTTCCCATGACTCCCTTTATGATAACCTTTCTAATGAAGAACAATTTTCTTCTGAAGTGccaaaaaatattggaaaaaaaatcttgAACGAGGCGAACCGACAGCTTAATGACTTCTACGATGATGAAATTCAGGAACATATTATTTACGAAGAAACAAATGAATCTGAAGAAAAATCTAATCTTCCTATTGATAGTGCCGgttttatatatattgatGAAAGTGGAATAGGAACGGCTGATGATATGGGACTGGATAATTCTTATTGgaatgatttattaaaaaattatgaaaatgaaaatcaTTCAAGTCAAAGCATTCGAAATCAAACGGGTTTCATAGACACTATTGTTTCTAAGCTACGTGAGAAGAGTTCAGATAGAAAACCTTTAGAAATATCTGAAAGTTGTCAAAACTCTAATATTCCCGAAAAGGTAACTCAAGTTTATACTTTAATCGGTGAATGGCTTACCAAATATAAATCTGGAAAACTTCCAAAAGCATTTAGTATTATTCCGAAACTCGAAAATTGGGAGGAAGTTGTATTTCTTACTAATCCACACAATTGGTCTCCAAATGCAATGAATGAAGCAGTaagaattttttcttcaaatctATCCCCAAAAGACTCACTAAAAttctattcaaaaattttatatCCTACTATTCGAACGAATATATCTCAAAATTATGGCAAACtgaattatcattattaccAAGCACTTAAAAAAGCTATGTTTAAACCTGCTGCATGGTTCAAAGGTATCTTATTGCCCCTTGCAGAAGATGAGTCTTGTACAATCAAAGAAGCCATAATTATTGGGAGTGTATTAAGTAAAGTTAGTATTCCTGTTCTTCATACTGCTGCTGCAATTATCAAGCTCTCACAAATTAAGGTGTGGAATACATGTCAAACACATTTTATAATGGTTCTGCTATGtaagaaatattcaatGCCTAAGAAAGTAATTGATGAGTTGGTTGATAATTTTACCAAATTTGACCAAAAATTCCTGCATTATAATGACTCTTCACCATTATTTTCACAAAATAACATCAACCTAAATTCAACAAACGTTCAAACAAATAGTATTTTACCTGTAACTTGGCATAAAACTCTGCTGGTATTTGTTCAAAGATACAAATACGAGTTTTCATCCGACCAAATTAATAGATTAAATGATCTTGTCAAAAACcaatatcattatttaatctCTCCTGAAATTATTCGTGAACTTTCTCACTCGCTAATTAAAGTTCCGAGTTAGATTTCGACTTTATAATGAACAAGATTCTACATTAAAATAgtatattatattcaaaatcaaatttcataattaaattataattattaaagtgCCATTGAATTGtatgatttatttattttaatagaaatCGTCTTCCTTCAAAGACATACGAGCTATGCTCAACGCACTGTtcatatatttatcaataaattcttGTTTCTTAAACTCTGGTGAGGTTTTGGAGTAGTAAATAGCCTTTATTGTTGAATGAGACCTTGTACGTTCTTTAGAATTGATCAGTTTGCTGAATGTGTTGTAGAGGTGTTCAATAgtcattttattattaatataatctATT contains:
- a CDS encoding bystin/ S.cerevisiae En1p like adaptor domain, producing MPKFKKSKNKPSRNRNPLHVDIESASCPYSKPRKIKPIDSSHDSLYDNLSNEEQFSSEVPKNIGKKILNEANRQLNDFYDDEIQEHIIYEETNESEEKSNLPIDSAGFIYIDESGIGTADDMGLDNSYWNDLLKNYENENHSSQSIRNQTGFIDTIVSKLREKSSDRKPLEISESCQNSNIPEKVTQVYTLIGEWLTKYKSGKLPKAFSIIPKLENWEEVVFLTNPHNWSPNAMNEAVRIFSSNLSPKDSLKFYSKILYPTIRTNISQNYGKLNYHYYQALKKAMFKPAAWFKGILLPLAEDESCTIKEAIIIGSVLSKVSIPVLHTAAAIIKLSQIKVWNTCQTHFIMVLLCKKYSMPKKVIDELVDNFTKFDQKFLHYNDSSPLFSQNNINLNSTNVQTNSILPVTWHKTLLVFVQRYKYEFSSDQINRLNDLVKNQYHYLISPEIIRELSHSLIKVPS
- a CDS encoding 60S ribosomal protein L36 (transcripts identified by EST); amino-acid sequence: MTSSISTGTVVGLNTGFIVTKRPQRPRPSSRKGKLSARNALVRQVIREVAGFAPYEKRMMELLKVGSASTAKRAMRFARARLGTERRAKKKRDELVDIIQQQRKRAA
- a CDS encoding chromatin protein with an AT hook and a PHD finger domain at the C-terminus — translated: METDFNYLSGEKILEYMSKNVSESQRFPSYAEKLILTRDEDLNVTSISPIKYKTDLNRIKLFKDEVCWSINKSQDSMTTQNKNLLDETKISGKAINDKSYVDSSPISYGKLWEKTINQHIFISIIDNWKKSVGFIFNDSYKNLKYTLNEGIELLQEGIALNNKIRLPELETLVNAVEESLAFEEKIKKLLSIDDPTVNLGALKSPCKIPITELCELLKEGESCSFRSNYLDFLKCQLEKLKSWRSNVQSAIIEKNLDKCKDLIKDKDEILIEVPGINDLTEQIAASNWIEKVERSLSRPMKFNFAENLLNEPASKFLDEKNVAAKQQLINRVQKAQEWLNVVQSPPFIYSLVSACKTTAPNDISEVTQKIIDQAKIEMEESKNWKLPRPTEYEKVWLESSTLKIIIPLMKYMEPVYLRWRKWNKKYKRLMDGLCIYMEAQLILEEAEYTLCDYLDMSEYLPELRKKIKESGDWLNTSKEFLNTISDFHTKQDINNVSSSIWNTVAGIKKGSEFSRLEIQQALDFMNSQFHERLSYEKLKQLIEIGNELTIYEMTILQELTSCQDSCEKWLKKGKEYLKCSKISGINIAMVISLLLERSCILVSKETEDSLFAELHFIIWKMDINEIQAPINDYELSSLIERFNEVKLYFDFDHSNLAKTQNENQTQPNKLIALSLPNIKKENEESDPQNNEELLAHHSSVCENNTTQSEASYDPKSPEISIEEIDIQQINISHWNQIKELEAAAFITKLQNILIYWTNLIHEYETEKKEVEVWRSILEDLKHLPISFNKLELKINKIISDYDRIISILKCGDEESNHLPDLKHPFSLLYSYKRLNELNIEVSNLPVKISEWDKWQKHLDELNQCDDYTLSMFSYLKETEIIVSNCESTSIEQIERKKVMDYLNNINERLVSNSVWGITDFKRILIDLKFTGKLIQDLSICECWIKSVKGDSSNDPMGIEHWNSLLQRGRTIRIIDHEIFNKFEAQVKQSIEWNEIYFTALHSDAFCKVIKYKRNSKPSNKIIYEIAELLVRVDYGIGERLVTFRELRQSVNSFVELRNQGIKYLNICINERRDKVFSRLLNKYLNQSQVSTQQNSEVIDQINSIKQFTSDLKNLLESCNQHTISMDLISYIQDEILLREINQKMFNALINQENPYFTTNLYGYSAASNDSKIPTFDEANDIVNFIRINDLNIMPENYSNINETNGSQTQLSFEIHEKSQLTIKELKEIVLNSESVLMKGLDSTGMLIEKKYIDVDLFKKFRKAVYISSEWLKVFKINHFNIIDNIKAESFYNREVPKNLLSLNVKSSIDYLLKEYLKSQVSELVINSVPEKECAINQVKFELNWNQILERFNELEMNDLIQFKGKNNDIIKRLLHTFEVADERLDDYSTKLDENILCKNEQSSEEVFFDDYSKYSAPLFLNLLHYLRNNKSALSNFADEKSYYESLLNSIKSHINLKYCIHLSDEERLNIQQFEESLGVSSNYRLSDTELQKNETIQDPNISTQNIKYKRNKRSKSLINGERVNEENIDSIINILRNIEMPSIELSLFLINFGKKFVKFELKEFSNLCKMVEFSLLWMALVITKFPNFIKASLGDDISEISGIEAIKKQNSQLVFEDWEKNVCFDFFSTNNICLGTINTGEIANSQCKRLQNTLELKEFVSLIETCDQLPIQIPIKSRLVNILVDALKWTISAREAILLLPRNTILCPWVHIEGIVEEITLRSKNSQIMKTIGLDKNIYNIKDEEIMNIISNFNANEYETCSNFEKNGEVDIQVKKLPRPRGRPKREQVCVTKNESQFEDIFNNICMDYKEIDRLPNCVFPKSFYLWLLNENNNKYFSVQDLMSITSKDEDNKNSKLNNSQNCNSNIGWENGYFYWNKSGSSASKESIVEDDCGSDCKLQYIGLIDPQNYPKKEVYKSKLLLDFILCIEVYNNIQNNPAELCSICSNFRKRKHTNNISPLNCNSSWIVCEECSRWYHQDCVGYSSKSNNFPEKLSNGSNSANELSSWTCPSCSLRSSTSIGRSNSIINLLKNSNNLELFHSNNAYILSDIHCKSIDRAEKNKTYDKSLKREVPTLENLKQIMKSSFSDKISFIRLHERNVIANTFYLFNVWVNDFYRILKWDPFEFSEFNSSVFFDPAEIQERIMNKQILKEKSDLLDKAEEDENLLKEKHIEHEQAVAMSDITQTSRKGRLLKNKLSAKEMLNPKLNSIKPKKGRKRRLLFPSTVTKKQIRRSFPCMIDNSAGTLQINFETVFKDISPGCKYNIDLDYIGKNKIIEAGLSKPLEIDEIMNLYIIGSLIGLDGAVEFEWLYCILKYLVFFNSKFGFYNENLALLNSFQLSEELSFINTLKNQKRLSWEEFKYILVHFSPNFPIKLNSCKIFYLNLPKLRSIKLKCKSILDYIKNSSQENLTKPQSIDQNNRNLFTDHEQHKLNGKNFKTELESLLIGIVKSGIIIPEEKIVSHLLFTYCLESILLLYGKQISSVYCNQLNPKPLHSTLVNINQHILFWKESDANLSKIYGTRFIPPEYNGFVLENEGSCFQNQENKPLLRIQRFIKYCETIQESINQCNEWNERYKFLMETPNEFEIYVKFLKQGLNLPCIYPTVYSFGNILASIESYEDFVNQVFESPSNASSLTKASNPPGSFKPSFAQTVGAIVGSSQPSLNPKFENIQILKNVREFLKGLPIQKSDLILKIDQMEENTQRFIEGIKQKMPQLKQLSSTEALISQLQLIKEEAIHKVPIIVNNVPELRELLSNIPDFGSPHHNLLLRTQFLMSLQCPIAKLRKPLNPFPNIPEASSSLSSVVGQSQNNELHQSETKGELMDSQGNNSNKSILHAPGGANSKINTSCQLPNSMSFIWQNLVQQGSNPMSHYYYK